Sequence from the Ooceraea biroi isolate clonal line C1 chromosome 2, Obir_v5.4, whole genome shotgun sequence genome:
GAAAAGTGGAACGTCTTGGAATGCCACATGCAAGACAACGTTAAAATGTTTCACTTGAAGGAAGATTACGATACAGAAGTGGCAACGAAATCCATCTACGACACCGTAGCAGCTTTCAAATGGACGAGAAGTGTTGATTAAAAACGTGACGATATCCCCTGTTCCGATCGAAGAGTCACCTTCGAACCTTCGctattttttgtatcttttataGAATTCTCACTGATACACGTCCGCCCGTGAGTTTGGCAAACGTTTCTCGCGACAGACGAACACCGTCGGCCAAACAcggtttttttatataagttgtacatagtatttttttaatattgaacggAAAAGAGCTAAAGAAACTATATATAGCACGTTACAGTATGTCAGTTGCGAATGCCTTGAAAAATCACGACTGATTTACATTCACAACGAAATACTTAACGCTTCacatagtgaaaaaaaaacaatgtacAGACGCAGGGTTAAATGATATTGAAtcataagaatatatatatttttacagaaatatatattttaattaaatatatatatatatatatatttttacagaaatatatatttcggaCAAAGAACAAATAGATAAgacgtattatataaaaaaacgttaCATGATTTATATAGATACTCTGTTAATAAAGACGGTcttgtatatacatgtatctcTCTCAATGATTTTCGAGTCTATTAAGTTTCACGCTTTGCCATTCGTCATTTCTCTAGCTTCTTTAGCACTTCcgtagatattttttatatttcgctatataaaatttgcaagaTTATACGTGCGTACGTGTAATGTAACGCTTCAGAATTTCACATTCGACGAGATTGGGTAGCTTCTCCTGAGTCCCATGCACTTTTCTCTATCGATGAAGAGCGCGTCTATCTTCGACTTCAAATCACTTTCTAGATTAGACCGCGTGTGCAAAAGTTGCTGATGCTGTGCCTCGAATCGTTGCAATTTCATACTCGTGTCACGTGCTATTTTGTTTATATCCTTCACTTCTTCGCTCATCCTACGAGAAAGCGAGTGTTACTACTGCGTCAATAATTGATAAACGAATTACAGCGAACCTGAGTTGGGCGTGATCGTTGCACGATTCAGCCTCCGGTCGATGCGTTCTGGCCTCCAGCCGTGTACGTGCAACTTTCAACGCTGAGCTTTTGCCGGCAATAGTCTTCCGTATCGGTTCCATGCTCTTTTCGATGCCAAAGATTTCTTGTTGAATCTGAAATACCCAGATGAATGATATCGAACTTAATGAAAGATGCATGAAACTCTAAACAAGACGAACGCCGAGACGAAGCCTAAAAGATTGCATTAAAAGAGATTATCTCTCAAACagtttattttagatattacataaaatattgatgAAGATCCACTGAAGAATCCGATGAAGAATCAGTTGCTATTTCGTTGCTACCTCGTATCGATTTTTTCCTTACCTTACGTAaatgtatttgtaattttcCCTTCGCGTCTAACATCTCGACAACTCGCCTTTCCAGCGCCTTAGTGGTGTCATCCCAAATTTCCAACACCTCGCAGCCTACCGTTTTCACGGCACTACCAACGTCGTCTCGCAATCGGCATGATTTCGCCCGTTCCGCCTGTGACTTCCTTATTGCTGCATTAGATGCTTCCACCCAAGATTCAGCCCCAATCACGCTACGAATGAACGACCAGATCCATTTGTTGAGATCAGCTAAGacgaagaattttataatcacctgcaataatatttctctaCGCCAGCATAACATTGCAGACCTCGGCTGAAGTTGTTCAACTGGTGGCATACTCCTAACGCCGTTTCTTTGTCCTGTATATTCACCTGCAGCTGGTGTTGTATCGCCCTGTTGTTTGTTAACTGAAAATTAGCGTAAAGGAAATTCCTCGAAGCCAATACCGTGCATTATGTCCAGTTCAAACAAGTATACGGCGTACCTGAGCGACGCATTTATCTATAAATTGTTCTAATTTCTTTTGACAATTCTTTATCGTCTCAATTTCCTTCAGCAGAGCATATTCGACTTCATCGTGTACTAGATCAATACCTGAtaacatttgttttatataaatctcttaaaaagaattttttatactgtatactgtatattatttacaaaatagtTTTACAAGAATTCAGTTCTCaagaattt
This genomic interval carries:
- the LOC105281683 gene encoding tektin-3, translating into MEQIADPSIPTKIGEFYKTPRPHPWRPTIGYELVEATPLPALPLTNLLVDACRTPCGMTTAPLKFPNLITGFDRNPSHAARAALYTRYTTYDWMQNQIRLYNEANDNRKYSETLRTDAVRLMKETDEKVQEGQLESGRKLGEKITFWRNEVALELEKLITESNKMQECRRGLQTAIQNFEGQLHIAQECLYHRESRKGIDLVHDEVEYALLKEIETIKNCQKKLEQFIDKCVAQLTNNRAIQHQLQVNIQDKETALGVCHQLNNFSRGLQCYAGVEKYYCSVIGAESWVEASNAAIRKSQAERAKSCRLRDDVGSAVKTVGCEVLEIWDDTTKALERRVVEMLDAKGKLQIHLRKIQQEIFGIEKSMEPIRKTIAGKSSALKVARTRLEARTHRPEAESCNDHAQLRMSEEVKDINKIARDTSMKLQRFEAQHQQLLHTRSNLESDLKSKIDALFIDREKCMGLRRSYPISSNVKF